One window from the genome of Acinetobacter lanii encodes:
- a CDS encoding TetR/AcrR family transcriptional regulator encodes MTEMIKPKNQLDSRVDSEGITSDVDVSNVVASVRRRGRPKCFNEQQALEKAMLLFWQYGYEATSISDLTHALGITAPSLYSSFGDKAGLFEKCLDYYLAHEACAIEQIFSQAKTAKIAMELYLRENLKSLVQANKPKGCMLVVSTMNCSTANHEIQQHLLEKRNITKSKIYQRLEQGQIAGDIPQTTDLAAMTDFYVTLLQGMTIQARDGATIQQLEKVVQTAIKTWDLLL; translated from the coding sequence ATGACTGAAATGATAAAGCCGAAAAATCAGTTGGATAGTCGGGTTGATTCTGAGGGTATTACTTCTGATGTAGATGTTTCTAATGTCGTTGCTTCGGTGCGACGTCGTGGACGACCAAAATGTTTTAATGAACAACAGGCTTTAGAAAAAGCCATGTTGTTGTTTTGGCAATACGGCTATGAAGCCACTTCCATCAGTGATTTGACCCACGCTTTGGGCATTACCGCACCGAGTCTGTACAGTAGCTTTGGCGATAAAGCTGGCTTGTTTGAAAAATGCTTAGATTATTATTTGGCGCATGAAGCCTGTGCCATCGAACAAATCTTCAGCCAAGCCAAAACAGCCAAAATCGCCATGGAATTGTACTTGCGAGAGAACCTGAAATCTTTAGTACAAGCCAATAAACCGAAAGGTTGTATGTTGGTGGTATCGACTATGAACTGTTCAACCGCGAATCATGAGATTCAGCAACACTTGCTTGAAAAGCGCAATATCACCAAATCCAAAATTTATCAGCGCTTAGAACAAGGTCAGATTGCAGGTGATATTCCACAAACCACAGATCTAGCAGCTATGACTGATTTTTATGTCACGCTTTTACAGGGCATGACCATTCAAGCACGGGATGGTGCAACTATTCAACAGCTTGAGAAGGTAGTTCAAACCGCAATCAAAACGTGGGATCTCTTGCTTTAA
- a CDS encoding MFS transporter gives MTSQAHLNPPDLHSPSPNKTEGNWYAVITLSITAFVLVTSEFLPIGVLTAIAQDLNISIGTAGLMISLPGVMGAFAAPLVSVWAKSLDRRYLLIGLTAVMVVANFVTSLSQSFEIVLASRFVLGIAIGGFWATAIALSGRVAPAHLPIAKATAIVMAGVTLATVLGVPIGTWLSELYGWRSAFLITSIIGAIILILECIFLPRLKPTSAIKLSDLPALFIDPQARKGLVIILLIGLAHFSTYSYLAPFFKNVAGFNGATISVLLLIYGIAGFFGNAFAGYSSNINVRYTLAIVGVFLAIVFVGFPMFATHLTGAYLLTALWGFAFGAFPTTANIWMFLHAPQAVEKGMPLFVGMFQVIIALGALIGGYMVDHFSTSILLYSVVAFIAFALLAVFTHSRGLNNPKVQPTNVKTSKVCEAS, from the coding sequence ATGACTAGCCAAGCTCATCTGAACCCACCTGATTTACACTCTCCCTCCCCCAACAAAACCGAAGGCAATTGGTATGCGGTGATTACTCTATCCATTACCGCATTTGTACTGGTCACCAGTGAATTTTTACCGATTGGTGTACTTACTGCCATTGCACAGGACTTAAATATCAGCATAGGCACTGCAGGACTGATGATTTCACTGCCGGGGGTCATGGGTGCATTTGCCGCACCGCTGGTTTCTGTGTGGGCGAAAAGTTTAGACCGTCGTTATCTATTGATCGGTCTAACGGCGGTGATGGTGGTCGCGAATTTTGTCACTAGCCTTTCGCAAAGCTTTGAAATTGTATTGGCGAGTCGATTTGTCTTAGGGATTGCCATTGGTGGTTTTTGGGCAACTGCCATTGCACTGAGCGGGCGTGTTGCACCTGCACATTTACCGATTGCCAAAGCCACGGCAATCGTGATGGCGGGGGTGACCTTAGCCACGGTGCTCGGTGTTCCGATTGGGACATGGCTGAGTGAGCTTTATGGCTGGCGCAGTGCTTTTCTAATCACCTCGATCATAGGTGCAATCATTTTGATTTTAGAGTGCATTTTCTTGCCTCGATTAAAACCGACATCTGCCATCAAGTTAAGTGATTTACCAGCTTTATTTATCGACCCTCAAGCCCGTAAAGGTCTGGTGATTATCTTACTGATTGGCTTGGCACATTTTTCGACTTATAGTTATTTGGCTCCATTTTTTAAAAATGTCGCCGGATTTAATGGTGCGACCATCAGTGTATTGCTATTGATCTATGGCATAGCCGGCTTCTTTGGCAACGCCTTTGCCGGTTATAGCAGTAACATTAACGTGCGCTATACCTTGGCAATCGTGGGCGTATTTTTAGCGATTGTATTTGTCGGGTTCCCGATGTTTGCCACCCATCTCACCGGTGCGTATCTGCTCACGGCTTTATGGGGATTTGCATTTGGGGCATTTCCAACCACCGCCAATATTTGGATGTTCTTACATGCTCCTCAAGCGGTTGAGAAAGGCATGCCTTTATTTGTTGGCATGTTCCAAGTCATTATTGCTTTAGGTGCTTTGATTGGCGGTTATATGGTGGATCATTTTAGTACCAGCATCTTACTCTATAGCGTGGTGGCGTTTATCGCCTTTGCTTTATTGGCGGTATTTACCCACAGTCGTGGACTGAATAATCCTAAAGTACAGCCTACTAACGTCAAAACAAGCAAAGTATGTGAAGCCAGCTAA
- a CDS encoding DUF3144 domain-containing protein, with the protein MVQKIEATDVTEEEALNAIFFERADEFIKQANEFCRVEKGSTIKPTEARGQVSAAMLFGTARFNTWVAANNFKDGNEMRDAKEQVMSYIMQQFHMMLEDNYDEYCEQFENYLRFRRNEEFHANKHDHDAKDGHKHDHQ; encoded by the coding sequence ATGGTTCAGAAGATTGAAGCTACAGATGTAACCGAAGAAGAAGCGTTGAATGCAATTTTCTTTGAACGTGCAGATGAATTTATTAAGCAAGCCAATGAATTTTGTCGTGTAGAAAAAGGTTCGACCATCAAACCGACTGAGGCGCGTGGTCAAGTCAGCGCTGCAATGTTATTCGGTACAGCGCGTTTTAATACATGGGTGGCTGCCAATAACTTCAAAGATGGCAATGAAATGCGTGATGCCAAAGAACAAGTGATGTCATATATCATGCAACAGTTCCACATGATGCTTGAAGACAACTATGACGAATACTGTGAACAGTTTGAAAACTATTTACGTTTCCGTCGTAATGAAGAATTCCATGCCAATAAACATGATCATGATGCGAAAGATGGGCACAAACACGATCACCAATGA
- a CDS encoding amidohydrolase family protein, which produces MNHLDFPIIDAHIHQWDPYNTPHAAARAVKLFGKRPYLLDKVVRLLQPKDMLESLGKTQHITAPYLPQQYKKDIGHYQVKDVVHVEANWHHQKGKGVVEETRFIESLPFNAQGLNLGAVVATADPRHSNFKKILKLHKQASPNFRGIRKMASVHEDSGIHAWTDEPHLYRNTQFLKGFELLAQYNLSFDAWVYSTQLSDVIALAKQFPETSIVLDHFGTPAGLFGAVGKVTGLTQTARDNILFQWKQDMAELSECANVYTKMSGLLMPVLGHQFHKHNQIASKNEIFDLVHPLITHVLQHFGAYRVMFASNFPMDSVSSSLINIIDAFSDVVASYDPDLLEQVFHHTAQQFYRIQSH; this is translated from the coding sequence ATGAATCATTTAGATTTTCCCATTATTGATGCGCACATCCATCAATGGGATCCCTACAACACCCCTCATGCTGCGGCACGTGCAGTAAAACTGTTTGGAAAACGTCCATATTTACTCGATAAAGTGGTGCGTTTGCTACAACCCAAGGACATGCTTGAAAGTTTAGGCAAAACCCAACATATTACTGCGCCCTATTTACCGCAGCAGTATAAAAAGGATATTGGGCACTATCAGGTTAAAGATGTGGTGCATGTTGAAGCCAATTGGCATCATCAAAAAGGCAAAGGCGTGGTTGAGGAAACCCGTTTTATAGAATCTTTGCCCTTTAATGCACAAGGTTTGAATTTGGGCGCTGTGGTGGCGACCGCCGACCCTCGTCACAGCAACTTTAAAAAAATACTTAAACTGCACAAACAAGCATCCCCAAATTTTCGTGGTATTCGAAAAATGGCCAGTGTGCATGAGGATTCGGGTATTCATGCGTGGACAGATGAACCGCATTTATACCGCAATACTCAATTTCTTAAAGGCTTTGAACTACTCGCGCAATACAATTTAAGTTTCGATGCTTGGGTCTATTCAACCCAGCTCTCTGATGTGATTGCACTGGCGAAACAGTTTCCTGAAACGTCGATCGTACTCGATCATTTTGGGACACCTGCGGGACTGTTTGGAGCTGTCGGTAAAGTGACTGGACTGACTCAAACCGCCAGAGACAACATTTTATTCCAATGGAAACAAGACATGGCAGAGCTGTCTGAATGTGCCAATGTCTATACCAAAATGTCAGGACTGTTGATGCCTGTATTGGGTCATCAATTTCATAAGCACAATCAAATCGCCAGTAAAAATGAAATCTTTGATTTGGTGCATCCGCTGATCACGCATGTGTTACAGCATTTCGGGGCATATCGGGTGATGTTTGCCTCTAACTTCCCGATGGACAGTGTCAGTAGCTCTTTAATAAACATCATCGATGCCTTTAGTGATGTGGTTGCAAGCTATGATCCAGATCTTTTAGAACAAGTGTTTCACCATACCGCTCAACAATTTTATCGAATTCAATCGCATTAA
- a CDS encoding M16 family metallopeptidase: protein MLMRLKKLTVALWVFGVSAGSFAQIVLVKSEQNIEEYKLDNGLRVILAPNDKESKVFMNTVYLTGALNDPQGKGGLAHLLEHLAFKGTENVKGEEYQRRLDQYTLMSNASTDYYSTKYMSVIRPEKTAIDEMIYLEAERMDKLVLQEKFVPSEINIVMREREVRMDQPYAVLMDQMWKSAYGNQSLGRLPIGDLKELQSIKMDELNTFYRKWYAPNNAVMVIAGKFDKADVLKAIDKNFSGIPARTIPESAKVPNLDSTQMKVRQFMVQKGSDFGKFNIYLNGKNLKIQTALSVAPYLYTMQPSGHLYKDIVENGIATNVQATTWLAQDFNLVFLGAIYAPNHDEKKVGAQLNSSVEKPQNFTDTELSRIKNLVKNNQKAMMSSASAVGGILSDYVVNYDGDWTKFFRDQDELMNLDVKQVNQVLSEFLSPEHRITGDVKPTPEDQKKAQQQAQVAELGKTLDQQDQVVEPLKDVSVYKAEVADLLKKSTAMLNATEKKIQRGQLKNGMPYAFYPTITRDDKTYASIAVDFGTAESLMNKSEIIDLTAYLLLRASKDYSLQDIADKSIASGGSASASASDNGMNIQIVANKENFADFFDYIVKVMKSPKFEQTQFDLIKSQSLSSLNRPYTEPETVASLTIARIAETFQPGDLRYHFEPDFAKKQLEAATVEQVKQFYADFFNMDHAKIAITGDIDSKAMLKYLNTTLKGWTGKQAYAKLSEPFTAYPAQKKHVLSEQREFGSYQSFLTFPVGNDHPDAVALMVFGYVLGESQLSSRLAMELREKNALVYGFSSGQSFSEDSNSGALTISANYTAGKSAQVSQAVHKVLTDLLNKGITEQELEAAKANIMKKRVTSLEDERRIHRMLVAQLDKKRDLLYRKKRDQAFAQLTKADVDAAIKKYIKLDQLVEVMADQYGQPTDLNASEKSVQPKQNTVLNKAVDQVKSAEKVLQVK, encoded by the coding sequence ATGTTGATGCGGTTAAAAAAACTGACGGTTGCTTTATGGGTTTTCGGTGTCAGTGCAGGCAGTTTTGCACAAATAGTATTGGTGAAGTCTGAGCAAAATATCGAAGAATATAAGCTCGACAATGGGCTACGGGTGATCCTTGCCCCTAACGATAAAGAAAGTAAAGTCTTTATGAATACCGTGTATTTGACCGGTGCGCTGAATGATCCTCAAGGTAAAGGTGGCTTGGCGCATCTGCTTGAGCATTTGGCTTTTAAAGGTACTGAAAATGTCAAAGGCGAGGAATACCAACGCCGTTTAGATCAATACACTTTAATGAGTAATGCCAGTACCGATTATTACTCGACTAAATATATGAGTGTGATCCGTCCTGAAAAAACCGCTATAGATGAGATGATTTATCTTGAAGCTGAGCGTATGGATAAACTCGTACTTCAGGAAAAATTTGTACCGTCTGAAATCAATATCGTGATGCGTGAACGTGAAGTGCGTATGGATCAGCCTTACGCGGTATTGATGGATCAAATGTGGAAATCGGCCTATGGCAATCAGTCTTTAGGGCGTTTACCGATTGGTGATTTGAAAGAGCTGCAATCGATCAAAATGGATGAACTCAATACGTTTTATCGAAAATGGTATGCACCGAATAATGCGGTGATGGTGATTGCGGGGAAGTTTGATAAAGCCGATGTGCTAAAAGCCATCGATAAAAATTTTAGTGGCATTCCAGCGCGTACGATTCCTGAATCTGCCAAAGTACCGAATCTTGATTCGACTCAAATGAAAGTGCGTCAATTCATGGTGCAAAAGGGCAGTGATTTCGGCAAATTTAACATTTATTTGAATGGTAAAAATCTTAAGATTCAAACGGCTTTGTCGGTCGCGCCTTACTTATATACCATGCAACCGAGCGGACATCTGTATAAAGACATTGTTGAAAATGGTATCGCTACCAATGTGCAAGCGACCACGTGGTTAGCACAAGATTTTAACTTGGTATTTTTAGGCGCAATCTATGCGCCCAACCATGACGAAAAGAAAGTCGGCGCACAGCTCAACAGCAGTGTCGAGAAACCGCAAAACTTTACCGACACCGAATTATCACGCATTAAAAATTTAGTCAAAAACAATCAAAAGGCCATGATGAGCAGTGCTTCAGCAGTCGGTGGTATTTTGAGTGACTATGTGGTGAATTATGATGGAGATTGGACAAAATTCTTTAGAGATCAAGATGAATTGATGAATCTAGATGTCAAACAGGTCAATCAAGTTTTATCAGAATTTTTAAGTCCTGAGCATCGGATTACAGGCGACGTGAAACCCACACCTGAAGATCAAAAGAAAGCGCAACAACAGGCTCAAGTCGCTGAACTTGGAAAAACCTTAGATCAACAAGACCAAGTGGTTGAACCACTTAAAGATGTTAGCGTGTATAAAGCAGAAGTGGCAGATCTACTGAAAAAATCGACAGCGATGTTAAACGCCACAGAGAAAAAGATTCAACGTGGACAGCTGAAAAATGGCATGCCGTATGCGTTTTATCCGACCATCACACGGGATGATAAAACCTATGCCAGCATTGCAGTGGATTTTGGTACGGCAGAAAGCTTAATGAATAAATCTGAGATCATTGATCTTACGGCTTATTTGTTACTGCGTGCTTCAAAAGACTATAGCCTACAAGACATTGCAGATAAATCGATTGCTTCGGGTGGCAGTGCCTCTGCAAGTGCATCGGACAATGGCATGAATATTCAAATTGTCGCCAATAAAGAAAACTTTGCTGATTTCTTTGATTATATTGTCAAAGTCATGAAATCACCGAAGTTTGAACAAACCCAATTTGATTTGATTAAATCGCAAAGCCTATCGAGTTTGAACCGTCCCTATACCGAACCTGAAACAGTGGCTTCACTGACCATTGCTCGGATTGCTGAAACCTTTCAGCCGGGAGATTTGCGTTATCATTTTGAGCCTGACTTTGCGAAAAAACAGCTTGAAGCGGCGACCGTTGAACAGGTCAAACAGTTCTATGCAGATTTCTTTAATATGGATCATGCCAAGATTGCCATTACAGGTGATATTGATTCAAAAGCCATGCTGAAATATTTAAATACGACTTTGAAAGGGTGGACAGGCAAACAGGCTTATGCAAAATTGAGTGAGCCATTTACAGCCTATCCTGCACAGAAAAAGCATGTCTTGTCCGAGCAACGTGAGTTCGGCAGCTATCAAAGTTTCCTGACTTTCCCTGTGGGTAATGATCATCCTGATGCTGTGGCATTGATGGTGTTTGGTTATGTTTTAGGGGAGTCGCAACTGTCTTCTCGTTTAGCGATGGAACTGCGTGAAAAAAATGCCTTGGTCTATGGTTTTAGCAGTGGACAAAGTTTTAGTGAGGACAGTAACTCTGGGGCTTTGACCATCAGTGCCAATTACACGGCAGGTAAATCTGCACAGGTCTCACAAGCGGTGCATAAAGTGCTTACAGATTTGCTGAATAAGGGCATCACAGAACAGGAGTTAGAAGCGGCCAAAGCCAATATTATGAAAAAACGGGTGACCTCATTGGAAGATGAGCGCCGTATTCATCGCATGTTGGTGGCACAACTCGATAAAAAACGTGATCTACTGTATCGCAAAAAACGGGATCAGGCCTTTGCACAATTGACGAAAGCAGATGTCGATGCTGCGATTAAAAAATACATCAAGTTGGATCAGTTGGTGGAAGTGATGGCAGATCAATACGGTCAGCCCACAGATTTAAACGCTTCTGAAAAGAGCGTTCAGCCTAAACAAAACACAGTGCTGAACAAAGCCGTGGATCAAGTGAAGTCAGCTGAAAAAGTACTTCAAGTGAAATAA
- a CDS encoding PhzF family phenazine biosynthesis protein translates to MKMYQVDAFTTELFKGNPAAVIVSNDWLDVSLMQNIALENNLAETAFVKVIDAENYEIRWFTPQVEVDFCGHATLASAFVLFKDYTQAQQIKFHVKNLGIFTMNQAEDGKIEMNFPTRLPKPVKDYPSLLNQVIDRPFKAVYANEQAYILVCEHEQDVIEAVPNLNVIREIAQQYALSTALTASDALDVTITAESKDYDYVARYFAPHKGIDEDPVTGSMHTGLAPFWAGQLGKNELIGFQSSARGGKLYCKLLEDNRILISGYAKLYMQAEIYLSIASR, encoded by the coding sequence ATGAAGATGTATCAAGTCGACGCTTTTACAACAGAACTGTTTAAGGGCAATCCTGCGGCAGTGATTGTCAGCAATGATTGGCTTGATGTGTCTTTGATGCAAAATATTGCGCTCGAAAATAATTTGGCTGAAACCGCATTTGTAAAAGTGATTGATGCCGAAAATTATGAAATCCGGTGGTTTACCCCGCAAGTCGAAGTGGACTTTTGTGGTCATGCTACATTAGCCAGTGCTTTTGTCTTATTTAAAGACTATACCCAAGCGCAACAGATTAAATTTCATGTTAAAAATTTAGGCATTTTTACCATGAATCAAGCTGAAGACGGCAAAATCGAAATGAATTTTCCAACCCGCCTACCGAAGCCAGTCAAAGATTATCCGTCGTTACTGAATCAAGTGATTGATCGACCTTTTAAGGCCGTATATGCCAATGAACAAGCGTATATCTTGGTGTGTGAACATGAGCAAGATGTGATTGAAGCAGTGCCGAATTTAAATGTCATTCGAGAGATTGCACAGCAGTATGCGCTGAGTACAGCCCTAACTGCATCGGATGCTTTGGATGTGACCATCACGGCTGAGTCTAAAGACTATGATTATGTGGCGCGATATTTTGCTCCGCATAAAGGCATTGATGAAGACCCAGTTACAGGCTCTATGCATACTGGTTTAGCGCCTTTTTGGGCAGGGCAATTGGGTAAAAATGAATTGATTGGATTTCAAAGTTCAGCGCGTGGTGGAAAGTTGTATTGTAAATTGCTCGAAGACAATCGCATTCTGATTTCAGGCTATGCCAAGTTATATATGCAGGCTGAGATTTATTTATCAATCGCTTCTCGCTAA
- the icd gene encoding NADP-dependent isocitrate dehydrogenase: MTYQKIVVPVDGSKITVNADLSLNVPNHPIIPFIEGDGIGVDITPVMKTVVDAAVHQAYGAKRSIIWMEVYAGEKANTIYGSYMPDETYEALREFIVSIKGPLTTPVGGGIRSLNVALRQELDLYVCVRPVRWFKGVPSPVQHPEKTDMVIFRENSEDIYAGIEWKADSEDAKKIIKFLKEEMGVTQIRFEENCGIGIKPVSKEGTQRLVRKAIQFAIDNNRPNVTLVHKGNIMKYTEGAFKEWGYEVALERFGGQLIDGGPWVSIKNPKNGQEIVIKDVIADAFLQQILMRPSDYSVIATLNLNGDYISDALAAEVGGIGIAPGANIGGAIAVYEATHGTAPKYAGQDKVNPGSIILSAEMMLRDMGWTDAADLIIKGIAGAIETKTVTYDFERLMTGATLLSCSQFGQAIIEHMQD, encoded by the coding sequence ATGACCTATCAGAAAATTGTGGTGCCGGTCGATGGCAGTAAAATTACGGTCAATGCAGATTTATCTTTAAATGTCCCAAATCATCCGATCATTCCATTTATTGAGGGAGACGGGATTGGTGTTGATATCACACCGGTGATGAAAACTGTGGTCGATGCAGCCGTGCATCAAGCTTATGGTGCTAAACGCTCAATCATTTGGATGGAAGTTTACGCAGGCGAAAAAGCCAATACCATCTATGGCAGTTATATGCCGGACGAAACCTATGAGGCACTCCGCGAGTTTATCGTTTCGATTAAGGGTCCACTGACCACACCAGTGGGTGGCGGGATTCGTTCACTCAATGTTGCGTTACGCCAAGAACTGGATTTGTATGTCTGTGTGCGACCTGTACGTTGGTTTAAAGGCGTTCCATCTCCCGTTCAGCATCCGGAAAAAACCGATATGGTGATCTTCCGTGAAAATTCAGAAGACATTTATGCCGGCATTGAGTGGAAAGCGGATTCAGAGGATGCCAAAAAAATCATTAAATTCTTAAAAGAAGAAATGGGTGTGACGCAAATTCGCTTTGAAGAAAATTGCGGAATTGGCATCAAACCCGTATCGAAAGAGGGTACACAACGGCTTGTGCGAAAGGCGATACAATTTGCCATCGATAACAATCGTCCCAATGTGACTTTGGTGCATAAAGGCAATATCATGAAGTACACCGAAGGTGCCTTTAAAGAATGGGGCTATGAAGTGGCGTTAGAACGGTTTGGCGGTCAGCTTATCGATGGTGGACCTTGGGTCAGCATTAAAAATCCCAAAAATGGTCAAGAGATCGTGATTAAGGATGTGATTGCCGATGCGTTTTTACAGCAGATCTTGATGCGTCCGTCGGACTATTCTGTGATTGCGACCTTAAACCTCAATGGCGATTATATTTCGGATGCTCTAGCCGCCGAAGTCGGGGGCATTGGCATTGCACCGGGTGCCAATATCGGCGGGGCGATTGCGGTATATGAAGCCACTCATGGCACAGCCCCAAAATATGCAGGGCAAGATAAAGTCAATCCCGGTTCGATTATTTTGTCTGCGGAAATGATGCTACGTGATATGGGCTGGACGGATGCGGCCGATCTGATCATTAAGGGCATTGCAGGGGCAATTGAAACCAAAACCGTGACCTATGACTTTGAGCGTTTGATGACGGGTGCAACCCTGCTCAGTTGTTCACAGTTTGGGCAAGCGATTATTGAGCATATGCAGGATTAA
- a CDS encoding rRNA large subunit pseudouridine synthase E, with product MKIVILNKPYDVLSQFRKDEAHMTMSDFVDDPSLRLAGRLDMDSEGLVFLTDHGGLNQYITNPANKKFKTYVVQVEGDFTEEALEQLRKGVELKDGITLPAKANKIEQPEWLWDRDPPVRFRASVPTSWVEIQICEGRNRQVRRMTAAVGFPTLRLIRTRIGAIDLVQLQLQPGETKEIEPLLYPDFQNIPAEEPYRSRSYVKKPGGTGGKPMVRKKKDGTVKKSGTKRIWQMDDSEKPKRRTNGTTRPNAKAPRGRGRGRG from the coding sequence GTGAAAATAGTTATTCTCAATAAGCCATATGACGTTCTCTCCCAGTTCCGTAAAGACGAAGCTCACATGACGATGTCTGACTTCGTAGATGATCCAAGCTTGCGTTTAGCGGGTCGTCTCGATATGGACTCTGAAGGCTTGGTCTTTCTAACCGATCATGGTGGTTTGAATCAGTACATTACCAACCCTGCGAACAAAAAGTTCAAAACCTATGTAGTGCAAGTTGAAGGCGATTTCACTGAAGAAGCGCTTGAGCAACTCCGCAAAGGCGTTGAACTCAAAGATGGTATTACACTGCCTGCCAAAGCGAACAAAATTGAACAACCTGAATGGTTGTGGGATCGTGATCCTCCGGTTCGTTTCCGTGCATCTGTACCGACTTCATGGGTTGAAATTCAAATCTGTGAAGGGCGTAACCGCCAAGTGCGTCGTATGACCGCGGCTGTAGGTTTCCCGACTTTGCGTTTGATTCGTACCCGTATTGGTGCGATTGATTTGGTTCAGTTGCAATTGCAACCGGGTGAAACCAAAGAAATCGAACCTTTGCTATATCCTGACTTTCAAAACATTCCTGCGGAAGAACCTTACCGTTCACGTTCGTATGTGAAAAAACCGGGTGGTACTGGTGGTAAGCCTATGGTCCGTAAAAAGAAAGATGGGACTGTGAAAAAATCAGGCACCAAACGTATTTGGCAAATGGATGACAGTGAGAAACCGAAACGTCGTACCAATGGTACAACTCGTCCAAATGCTAAAGCACCTCGCGGGCGTGGACGTGGTCGCGGTTAA